CATTTAAGCTTAAATCATCTTCTAAGAGTAGAATTTTTGCTGCCATTTTATCTCATTGAGCAATTTCCATGATTTGCACCATGCCCTTGATGATTCATTTTATGGGTTTTGTGTTCATTTTTGTTATAATGATGTAAATTTAAATCTCGTATTTCTTTGCCACTCATTTCATCGGTTAGTTTTTGCATATCTTCTTGAACGATAGCCTTTCTTTGACTTCTTTCTTGAGGAGAAAGTTTAGAGATGTTTTCGCGTAAGTTACTTTTAAATTGTTGATGAAAAACTTTTGCGTCTTTGTATTTCATCTCATTCATTCTCTTTTTCATTTCTATAATTAAGTCAGCTTGATCTTGTGCTTTTACGCTTTTTGCAAGATTTAAAATTTCATCATTGCTTTTTTTGGAAAAATCAGCACTAAATGCTAAAGAGGCTGCTAAAGAACCCATAATAAATAAACCTATAATTTTTTTCATTTTTTCTCCTTTAAATTAATGATGAGAAATTATAAAAACCCAAGATAAAGCCAAAATAAAATTTATTGACAAACAAAAAGCACATTAGCTTTTAAGCTTTGCTTTTCATTTTTAATAACAGGAAGCACTACACTATCTGCACTAGCTGCTAAACTTGGAGAATTGTATTTGATATTACAACTATCAAAATGAACATTTTTTACTATGCAAGTTTTTGTTAAAGTTTTAGAATAATATTGAGCTTTTTCAAAAGCTTTTTTAAACGCAAGATCGTATAAATCTTCTTTGTTTGCTTCTAATGTTGCTTCGTCAAATCCTGCTTGCAAGGCTTTAGTATTAAAAGAAATTAAAGTATTAGTATTGCTGATATTTTCTATATCTTTTATAAGATTTTCATAGTCTTTATTTTTATTTTGTGGGATTTGACAAGTGAAATTAGAATACAATCTATACCCATTAAGTGTTTTTACTCCTTGATAATAATTATAACTTGGCTCTAAAGTATAACTTCCACCTTTACAATAGTCTTCTTTGGCAATACGATCTGAAATTTCTTTGAAAGTTTTAGCAATATGATTTTTTTCATCACTAGAGATGATAGTTTTTTTACTAAGTTCTTCGCTCGCACTAAAATTTAAAACAGCATTAAAAACATTTGGCATGATTTCATTTGATACTTCTATATTTCTTGAAAATTCTACATTTTGTTTATTATGATTTTTTAAACCTAAAAATTCAGTATTAAAAACTACTCCTAGTACAAACAATACCAAACAAAGTAATCCTAATCCTAAACCTTTTAAAAAACTTTTCATTTTTACTCCTTTTTAAAAATATTTTTTTAATTTTAACATAAAGCTTTTAAGAATAGATTGTATAATTTTTAAAAACAAAGAAAGTTTTAATGCGAAAAATTCATGAAA
The DNA window shown above is from Campylobacter lari and carries:
- a CDS encoding DUF1104 domain-containing protein; the protein is MKKIIGLFIMGSLAASLAFSADFSKKSNDEILNLAKSVKAQDQADLIIEMKKRMNEMKYKDAKVFHQQFKSNLRENISKLSPQERSQRKAIVQEDMQKLTDEMSGKEIRDLNLHHYNKNEHKTHKMNHQGHGANHGNCSMR
- a CDS encoding SIMPL domain-containing protein, coding for MKSFLKGLGLGLLCLVLFVLGVVFNTEFLGLKNHNKQNVEFSRNIEVSNEIMPNVFNAVLNFSASEELSKKTIISSDEKNHIAKTFKEISDRIAKEDYCKGGSYTLEPSYNYYQGVKTLNGYRLYSNFTCQIPQNKNKDYENLIKDIENISNTNTLISFNTKALQAGFDEATLEANKEDLYDLAFKKAFEKAQYYSKTLTKTCIVKNVHFDSCNIKYNSPSLAASADSVVLPVIKNEKQSLKANVLFVCQ